In Pelmatolapia mariae isolate MD_Pm_ZW linkage group LG2, Pm_UMD_F_2, whole genome shotgun sequence, one DNA window encodes the following:
- the LOC134636765 gene encoding protocadherin gamma-A10-like — protein sequence MDCGYKTYALCVKWRFSCKGNCQILFFMFCMIHVVTGHIRYSIPEEMKKGSLIGNVAQDLGLDLKRLRSGRPRIATGDSIQYTELQTDKGILVVKDRIDREQLCGDTTPCSFSFEVILENPMELHQITVEITDINDHSPTFKRNSINFEISEIASTGARFPLTMAEDPDVGVNGLREYFLTENDNFVLKQNSNADGKKYAELVLQKPLDRETNPNLSLKLIAVDGGTPQKSGTVNIDITVLDVNDNAPVFNQSVYKATVMENSPRDTYVITVNASDADFGSNAIATYIFSDLNSGLKDVFIIDEKTGVISITGSTDYEKNKKYELRIEAKDQGGLTDSSKVIIEVTDVNDNVPIISVMSFTSPVSEDSPPGTTIGIINVKDLDSGDNGQVNCRIEQNAPFKIKSNLRNYYTLVTDTVLDRESVSEYNITVVATDAGIPPLSTKRTFHLKISDVNDNAPVFSQSVYNTFIIENNSPGISVLTLGAKDPDENQNARISYILENTNIGGAPVSEYVSVNAESGIVHAVRSFDYEQIKQLVFIVKAQDGGSPPLSNNVTVKLIVQDQNDNPPQVLYPVQTGGSLVAEMVPRSADVGYLVTKVVAVDVDSGQNAWLSYKLQKATDRALFEVGLQNGEIRTIRQVTDKDAVKQRLTVIVEDNGQPSRSATVIVNVAVADSFPEVLSEFTELTHDKEYNDNLTFYLVLALAVVSFLFITCLVVIISVKIYRWRQSRILYHSNLPVIPYYPPRYSDTLGTGTLPHVYNYEVCRTTDSRKSDCKFGRAGSQNVLIMDPSSTGTMQRIQSEKSILDEPDSPLEVS from the coding sequence ATGGATTGTGGATATAAAACCTACGCCCTGTGTGTAAAATGGCGCTTTTCCTGCAAAGGCAATTGCCAGATTCTGTTCTTCATGTTTTGTATGATCCATGTGGTCACTGGACATATTCGATACTCTATCCCAGAGGAGATGAAGAAAGGCTCGCTCATCGGTAATGTTGCACAGGACCTTGGTTTGGATCTCAAAAGGCTCCGTTCGGGTCGGCCCCGTATCGCGACCGGCGACAGCATCCAGTACACCGAGCTGCAGACAGACAAAGGGATTTTAGTCGTCAAAGACAGAATAGACCGagagcagctctgtggagaCACAACTCCGTGCAGTTTCAGCTTTGAAGTGATTTTAGAAAATCCTATGGAGCTACATCAAATCACAGTTGAAATAACGGATATAAACGACCATTCGCCAACGTTCAAACGAAACAGTATCAATTTTGAAATCAGCGAAATAGCCAGTACTGGCGCTCGTTTCCCTTTGACGATGGCAGAAGATCCAGACGTGGGTGTTAACGGACTTAGAGAATATTTTCTGACCGAGAATGACAATTTTGTTCTTAAACAAAACTCGAATGCAGACGGGAAGAAATACGCAGAGTTGGTGCTTCAGAAGCCGCTGGACAGGGAAACAAATCCTAATCTGTCTCTAAAGCTAATTGCTGTAGATGGTGGGACTCCGCAGAAATCTGGTACAGTAAATATCGATATAACTGTTCTCGATGTAAATGATAATGCTCCAGTATTCAATCAATCTGTATATAAAGCCACAGTCATGGAAAATTCTCCCAGAGATACTTACGTTATCACTGTTAATGCTAGTGACGCAGATTTCGGATCAAATGCTATCGCAACTTATATTTTTTCAGATCTCAACAGTGGTCTCAAAGATGTATTCATAATTGACGAAAAAACTGGTGTCATTTCAATAACAGGCTCTACTgattatgaaaaaaacaaaaaatacgaACTTCGAATCGAGGCAAAAGATCAGGGAGGTTTAACAGATTCAAGCAAAGTGATAATTGAAGTAACTGATGTTAATGATAACGTCCCTATCATAAGTGTCATGTCATTCACTAGTCCCGTGTCCGAGGACTCTCCTCCTGGTACCACTATTGGCATCATAAATGTTAAAGATCTGGACTCGGGTGATAACGGACAAGTAAACTGTAGAATAGAACAAAACGCGCCTTTCAAAATTAAATCTAATTTAAGAAATTACTATACGTTGGTAACAGATACTGTATTAGATCGTGAAAGCGTTTCAGAATATAACATCACAGTTGTTGCGACAGATGCAGGAATACCTCCTCTTTCAACAAAAAGAACCTTTCATTTAAAGATCTCTGACGTGAACGATAATGCTCCGGTATTTTCTCAAAGTGTTTACAATACGTTTATCATAGAGAATAACTCTCCAGGCATTTCTGTTCTCACTCTCGGGGCTAAAGATCCCGATGAAAACCAAAACGCCCGGATATCTTATATACTGGAGAACACTAATATTGGTGGAGCTCCAGTTTCtgaatatgtttcagtaaatgCAGAAAGCGGAATCGTGCACGCTGTGCGCTCATTTGATTATGAACAAATCAAACAGCTGGTTTTTATTGTCAAGGCGCAGGATGGAGGCTCCCCTCCTCTCAGTAACAATGTGACTGTGAAACTGATAGTTCAGGACCAGAACGACAACCCCCCTCAGGTTCTGTACCCCGTCCAGACTGGTGGCTCTCTGGTGGCTGAAATGGTGCCTCGTTCAGCAGATGTGGGCTATCTGGTGACTAAAGTGGTGGCTGTTGATGTGGACTCTGGACAGAATGCCTGGCTCTCCTATAAACTGCAGAAAGCCACAGACAGGGCGCTGTTTGAAGTGGGCTTACAGAATGGAGAAATCAGAACTATCCGCCAAGTCACTGATAAAGATGCTGTCAAGCAAAGACTGACTGTTATAGTGGAGGACAACGGGCAGCCCTCTCGTTCAGCTACAGTCATTGTTAACGTGGCGGTGGCAGACAGCTTCCCCGAAGTGCTGTCGGAGTTCACTGAGTTGACCcacgacaaggagtacaatGACAACCTGACTTTTTACTTAGtcttggctctggctgtggtttCCTTCCTCTTCATCACGTGTTTAGTGGTTATTATATCAGTCAAAATCTACAGGTGGAGACAGTCTCGCATCCTGTATCACTCCAACCTGCCTGTCATTCCATATTATCCACCACGTTACTCAGACACTTTGGGGACAGGGACTCTCCCCCATGTGTACAATTACGAGGTGTGCAGGACGACGGACTCCAGAAAGAGTGACTGTAAGTTCGGCAGAGCTGGTAGTCAGAACGTGCTGATAATGGACCCCAGTTCTACAGGAACGATGCAGCGGATACAGAGTGAAAAGAGCATCCTGGATGAACCAGACTCTCCTCTAGAGGTCAGTTAG